The window TGATCCGTTCGGCCTCCACTCTGAGCATCCGCCCATCCAGGCAAGTCCATATGAGAAGTGGCCCAAGTGCTATGAGACCTTCACCACAGGAGCATCCACTACGGATGAGGCCAAGTCCTATCTGACATTCACTCTGGCCGTTTACCCAAACGCCTGCAGGGATATCCCTCCAACGGAGGGAGGCTTCTAAGGCAAGAGGGCGATGGCCGGGAGGAGCCCACATTTCTCTCGGCCATCAGCGATCGCTGCGGCGATGGCTGGCGACCCAATTGCCCTGCGCCCAAACCTGCGGGACGTGTCGACACGCCAGCTTATCGGGAAGCCGCTCACGGGGCATTCTGGCTGGATAACCAGCGTGGCCTTCAACCTCCTTGAAGCCGCAAGACCGGTCGCATCAGGTAGTGTGGACTGGAACACCATCCTGTTGGACGCGGCAAAGGAGCGGCCCACGAAACCTATCCAACGCAGCGCTCCCGCCTCGCGGCGCGAGCGCTGATTCATCCCAAGGGATCGCGATGGAGGAAACCCCACAACGATCTTGCTCGGAGAGGGGCCGGGCTCCCCGTGGCCTGCCGCTCAGCCTTGCCTGGCATCGCCTCGCGGCGCGGTCTTCCCGGGAAACCCTTCGACCTGGCCTTCCAGCAAGGGCTACCCTTTCTCATTCCGGCACGTGCAGTGGAGCCGCACCCAATTGTGGTCCTCGTCGAGCTCGACAACCGTCCCCTCGGCCGTGATCGTCTCGCCGGGATAGACCGGCGCCAGGAAGCGAAAGTCCATGCGCGTCGCCATGAAGCCCCACAGTCCCCCGAGGTGGGTCAGCATGCTGGCCAGCGAGCTCATCCCGCCCGCCCTTTCCCATGTTCCTTGATCCGGGCGCGCGCGGCTTCCAGCTGCACTTCCAGGGCGCGGTGGCCCGTGCCACCCACGCTGTCTCGGCGATCAAGAACGACCTGGACATCGAATAGAGCGTTCATATCCCCTGCGAAGAGCGGGCTGGCCGAAGCCCATTCCTCCGGGGACAATTCGTCCAGACTCACCCCTCTCGCTTCGGCCAGGCGGACCGCCATCCCCACTGCCGCGTGGGCCTGGCGGAAAGGCAGGCCCTTGGCCACCAGGTGGTCTGCCAGGTCGACGGCGTACACCTCGGGCGTGATGGCTGCGGCCAGCCTTTCCGGGTCGACCCGCATCGACCGTATCACCCCGGTCACCACGGGAAGCGCCGCCATGAGAGTATCCATGGCATCGAACGCCGGCTCCTTGTCCTCCTGCAGGTCCTTGTCATAGGCCGAGGGGAGGCCCTTGAGCGTCGACAGCAATCCGGCCAGATGACCGATGAGCCTGCCGGTCTTGCCTCGCGTCAACTCGAGGGGATCGGGGTTGCGCTTCTGCGGCATCAGGCTCGATCCGGTGGTGAACGACTCATCGAGCTCGACGAATCCGAACTCGTGCGTGCTGAACAAGATCAGTTGCTCCGCCAGCCGGCTCAGGTGCACGCCCAGCAGCGCGCAGTCGAACAGGAAGACGGCGACAAAATCGCGATCGGCGACCGCGTCCAGGCTGTTGGGCGAGACCCCAGAGAAGCCCAGCTCGCCCGCCAGGTCGGCCCGGTCGACCGGGACGGATGTGCCCGCCAGCGCGCCCGAACCCAACGGAAGGACCGACGCCGTCCCAGCGCACTCAACCAGCCGCTGCAGGTCCCGATCGAGCGGCCAGAAATGGCACAACACCCAGTGGCCCCAGGTGATGGGCTGGGCCTGGCGCAGGTGGGTGTACCCGGGCATCGGCGCGTGCAGATTCGCCGCCGCACAACCCACCAACGCCTGCTGCAAGGCGAGAACCTCGGCCGACAGTGAGGCGCAGGCGCCCATCACCCACAGTCGGAAGTCGGTGACCACCTGATCGTTGCGGCTCCGGCCGGTGTGCAGCTTCCCCGCAACGGGACCGATCAACTCGGTTAGTCGACGCTCCACGGCGCTGTGGATATCCTCGTCGGAGCTATCCGAGGGGAATGTACCGCCGGCGAACTCGTCCCGGATTGCCGCCAGTCCCGACCGGAGGTTCGTCTCCTCTTCCTCATTCAAGATGCCGGCCCGGCGGAGCGCCGATGCCCAGGCCATGCTGCCGCGGATGTCCTCCTCCGCCAGGCGGCAGTCGAAGGGATAACTGGCGTTGAACCGTTCCACCCGCGGATCGGTCGGCTTGGACATCCTCCCGCCCCACATCTTCATCGTTCGCC is drawn from Anaerolineales bacterium and contains these coding sequences:
- the argH gene encoding argininosuccinate lyase; amino-acid sequence: MSKPTDPRVERFNASYPFDCRLAEEDIRGSMAWASALRRAGILNEEEETNLRSGLAAIRDEFAGGTFPSDSSDEDIHSAVERRLTELIGPVAGKLHTGRSRNDQVVTDFRLWVMGACASLSAEVLALQQALVGCAAANLHAPMPGYTHLRQAQPITWGHWVLCHFWPLDRDLQRLVECAGTASVLPLGSGALAGTSVPVDRADLAGELGFSGVSPNSLDAVADRDFVAVFLFDCALLGVHLSRLAEQLILFSTHEFGFVELDESFTTGSSLMPQKRNPDPLELTRGKTGRLIGHLAGLLSTLKGLPSAYDKDLQEDKEPAFDAMDTLMAALPVVTGVIRSMRVDPERLAAAITPEVYAVDLADHLVAKGLPFRQAHAAVGMAVRLAEARGVSLDELSPEEWASASPLFAGDMNALFDVQVVLDRRDSVGGTGHRALEVQLEAARARIKEHGKGRAG